In Aspergillus luchuensis IFO 4308 DNA, chromosome 1, nearly complete sequence, the following are encoded in one genomic region:
- the PPP2R5D gene encoding protein phosphatase 2A regulatory subunit RTS1 (BUSCO:EOG09261T98;~COG:T;~EggNog:ENOG410PFJ3;~InterPro:IPR016024,IPR011989,IPR002554;~PFAM:PF01603;~go_component: GO:0000159 - protein phosphatase type 2A complex [Evidence IEA];~go_function: GO:0019888 - protein phosphatase regulator activity [Evidence IEA];~go_process: GO:0007165 - signal transduction [Evidence IEA]), whose amino-acid sequence MKGFRQRVHEQLSRAKDANKSSKKKDSSHSSQNNAALGVNHGQQSSSPNQGTPTSSTTSVNDTRGKSPDNGSQAGMYPGTPTKQGQQMAPSVVISPSAPHVPPPGAAETMPGDLAPPRKSHVFDRLQTTPKDMSEGIRTPKRQHSSRFDISDQRQRELEKLQGFHEVPPNRRQELFMQKIDQCNIIFDFNDPTADMKSKEIKRLALHELLDYIANNRSVITEPMYPRVVEMFAKNLFRPIPPPVTPQGEAFDPEEDEPVLEVAWPHIQVVYEFFLRFIESQDFNTNIAKQYIDHHFVLQLLELFDSEDPRERDFLKTTLHRIYGKFLNLRSYIRRSINNVFFQFTYETERFNGIAELLEILGSIINGFALPLKEEHKLFLTRVLLPLHKVKSLSMYHPQLAYCIVQFLEKDSSLTEDVVLGLLRYWPKTNSTKEVMYLNEVEDIFEVMDPAEFAKVQVPLFQQLAKSVASPHFQVAERALYFWNNEYFCNLVSDNVEIILPIMFPPLYENSKGHWNRTIHSMVYNAMKMFMEINPQLFDECSHEYNERQNSAEEREMGRQQRWEKVLERAKDRKNGVAVPPQCQVAEIPVHLDDIDQVAHDSQKRLHALKLDDSSSTERRPRESTASSVSTERPE is encoded by the exons ATGAAGGGCTTCAGACAGAGAGTG CATGAACAGTTGTCGAGGGCAAAAGACGCAAACAAatcttcgaagaagaaagactcCTCCCACTCGTCCCAAAACAATGCCGCCCTCGGAGTCAATCACGGACAGCAGTCCTCTTCCCCTAACCAGGGCACCCCGACTTCGTCTACCACATCCGTGAATGATACTCGAGGAAAGTCGCCGGACAATGGCTCGCAGGCAGGAATGTATCCTG GTACGCCCACGAAGCAGGGACAGCAGATGGCTCCGAGCGTGGTCATCAGTCCAAGCGCACCG CATGTTCCTCCCCCCGGAGCCGCCGAAACCATGCCCGGGGACCTCGCTCCCCCACGGAAGTCTCACGTCTTCGATCGCCTTCAGACGACACCCAAGGACATGTCCGAAGGAATCCGAACCCCTAAGCGCCAGCATTCATCGCGTTTCGATATTTCCGATCAGCGCCAAAGAGAGTTGGAAAAGCTGCAGGGCTTCCACGAGGTTCCCCCGAATCGTCGCCAAGAGCTGTTCATGCAGAAGATTGATCAATGCAACATTATCTTCGACTTCAACGACCCTACTGCCGACATGAAATCCAAGGAGATCAAGAGACTGGCGCTCCACGAGCTCCTAGACTACATCGCCAACAACCGTTCGGTTATCACGGAACCCATGTATCCCCGTGTAGTCGAGATGTTCGCAAAGAATCTTTTCCGacccatcccacccccggTGACTCCCCAAGGCGAGGCGTTTGACccagaggaggatgaacCGGTGTTGGAAGTCGCATGGCCCCATATCCAGGTGGTGTATGAGTTCTTCTTGCGGTTCATCGAGAGCCAGGACTTTAACACCAACATTGCCAAGCAATACATCGATCATCACTTTGTGCTTCAG TTGCTGGAGCTGTTCGACTCGGAAGACCCTCGTGAACGTGACTTTCTCAAGACCACCTTGCATCGTATCTACGGAAAGTTCTTGAACTTGCGATCATACATTCGCAGATCTATCAACAACGTCTTCTTTCAGTTCACGTATGAGACTGAGCGATTCAATGGCATCGCAGAACTGTTGGAAATCCTGGGGTCAATCATCAACGGCTTTGCCCTTCCTCTGAAGGAAGAACACAAGTTGTTCCTGACACGGGTTCTGTTACCCTTACACAAAGTGAAGAGCTTGAGCATGTACCACCCGCAGTTAGCCTACTGTATTGTTCAGTTCCTGGAGAAGGACTCGTCATTGACGGAAGAT GTGGTCCTTGGTTTGCTGCGATACTGGCCCAAGACAAACAGTACGAAGGAGGTTATGTACCTGAACGAGGTGGAAGACATTTTCGAGGTCATGGACCCTGCCGAATTTGCCAAGGTCCAGGTGCCTCTGTTCCAACAGCTTGCGAAGTCTGTCGCTAGCCCGCATTTCCAG GTCGCGGAACGAGCGCTCTATTTCTGGAACAATGAATACTTCTGTAACCTCGTTAGCGACAACGTGGAGATCATTCTGCCGATTATGTTCCCTCCCTTGTATGAGAACTCCAAGGGCCATTGGAACAG AACAATCCACAGTATGGTTTACAACGCGATGAAGATGTTTATGGAGATCAACCCACAGCTTTTCGACGAATGCTCTCATGAATACAATGAGCGCCAGAACAGCGCTGAAGAGCGCGAAATGGGCAGACAGCAGAGATGGGAGAAGGTCTTGGAACGCGCTAAAGACAGGAAGAATGGGGTTGCTGTGCCCCCACAATGCCAAGTTGCGGAGATCCCCGTCCATCTAGATGACATCGACCAAGTGGCACACGACAGTCAGAAGCGTCTCCATGCCCTGAAGTTGGATGACTCGAGTTCGACCGAGCGCCGGCCCCGAGAAAGCACGGCATCTTCGGTAAGTACCGAGCGCCCCGAGTAG
- a CDS encoding uncharacterized protein (COG:S;~EggNog:ENOG410PP3M): MAALTMTPTTMRQPFASLDAPRMRSLLKTRLNMKNKQDGAILSGKRQPLSDVDSENIDPTTFKQSAKRKRGADDDDLEPAKEPCKPFKTSRMVLTTVKSTTVTPRKPTTPTKPTVSTPKSAPNLRPAGRSPPPKSCKPFSRRSTIAKSRPESVNRKSVHRPFSLATALSGAKAKSQPSPKAPASWSFDIHVDTEQEEMTNLMQHSTCVLDISDQEGKVETSGRGKENVPPAELGLDLPRSRQQESPAAAARKSVMLEESREPLGDLNAADYYGDDCHAFSYAVVYDDEAEENAKKVPSAPRSAPNSARSKLSNVSSVSSLLEVTAPAKPTAEVEAEAAIEIWESESAAEEAADAN, from the exons ATGGCCGCTCTTACCATGACCCCTACCACCATGCGGCAGCCATTTGCCAGCTTGGACGCGCCACGCATGCGCTCCTTGCTCAAGACTAGATTGAACATGAAGAACAAACAAGATG GTGCCATTCTTTCGGGAAAGAGACAGCCCCTGTCGGACGTGGACTCGGAGAATATCGACCCAACCACTTTCAAACAATCCGCCAAACGCAAGCGTGgtgccgacgatgatgacctgGAACCTGCCAAGGAACCCTGCAAGCCATTCAAAACCTCTCGCATGGTTCTGACCACCGTAAAGTCGACCACTGTCACTCCTCGCAAGCcaaccacacccaccaaacCAACCGTGTCTACTCCCAAGTCCGCTCCCAACCTTCGGCCAGCTGGACGTTCACCACCGCCCAAGTCTTGCAAGCCTTTCTCTCGTCGTTCTACTATCGCCAAAAGCCGTCCCGAGTCCGTTAACCGGAAATCCGTCCACCGCCCATTCTCTCTTGCAACCGCTCTGTCTGGCGCAAAGGCAAAGAGTCAGCCCAGCCCGAAAGCTCCTGCATCCTGGTCATTCGATATCCATGTGGACACCGAGCAGGAAGAGATGACCAACCTCATGCAACACTCCACCTGTGTCCTGGACATCAGCGACCAGGAAGGGAAAGTTGAGACCTCTGGTCGAGGCAAGGAGAATGTACCTCCGGCGGAACTCGGACTTGATCTTCCCCGTTCTCGTCAGCAGGAGTCCcctgcggctgcggcgcgCAAGTCTGTCATGCTGGAGGAGTCTCGTGAGCCATTGGGTGACCTCAATGCCGCCGACTACTACGGTGATGACTGCCATGCCTTCTCCTATGCCGTTGTCTATGATGACGAGGCTGAGGAGAATGCGAAGAAGGTCCCATCAGCACCACGCTCAGCCCCCAACTCCGCCCGCAGCAAGCTTTCCAACGtctcctccgtctcttccttGCTTGAAGTAACCGCCCCTGCCAAGCCTACCGCTGAGGTTGAAGCTGAGGCGGCAATCGAGATCTGGGAGAGCGAGagtgctgcagaagaagccgcCGATGCCAACTGA
- the TFC1 gene encoding transcription factor TFIIIC subunit TFC1 (BUSCO:EOG09263GSR;~COG:K;~EggNog:ENOG410PKPW;~InterPro:IPR041499,IPR019136,IPR040454;~PFAM:PF17682,PF09734;~go_component: GO:0000127 - transcription factor TFIIIC complex [Evidence IEA];~go_process: GO:0006384 - transcription initiation from RNA polymerase III promoter [Evidence IEA]) — MTDQHGARTAPFYQIPSRRIVSVEHPAIIRNLDKAVDTLKGDAGITKILHPPKPDSPAHLLLRPEDAMSRPLQSTSLPSNNILLKVTVPKRTGRKRKKGSNEPFSGVAVSTVHTEPQRRSARELLRSLSDNASNYQVEPVGLINRTHVFRGMPDFVFSTGSSSFANRFREQILPFDYDKMKQFDLDMSKGAITDVDIIPPPSFSFGDIPFTYIYRQNPTVRQAIDNSGNITTVNTQRVVKVLTHLVSYDIATVPTSPRTNCPPIHTLDKTLQETITAVEALFQQRPAWTRRGLRNSLPTIEQRYALRHAIPYVGYIFRSGPWRDAIIKYGHDPRTDPSYRIYQTAMFRILPREAEVARDGYTGRRHAVARAGEVPQYLDETHHQHTETQQLPTTTHLFTGCLPLPRDGRMWMFCDVTDPTLRSILFPSDPPPAGFLREECDILTDGWFGNGTLAKTKTIMRAKVLALLDDKMLDDEVEFANIVKLPDHATPESVMVDFWLDPAVASQREMMMATEVRGIIKGAPAWKERVGGGGGAAGKKGVVGREEEVGEEGDRKGKKRADRRVQFQDEVGGGGEMLSEGEEEAYEQEELVEAVAEAAASGGGEEDDDVDEDVDEDEEQSDEDDGGEDEDTEMGGVETPRATRRRA; from the exons ATGACAGATCAACATGGGGCCAGAACAGCCCCATTTTACCAGATCCCCTCACGTCGCATTGTCAGCGTCGAGCACCCTGCCATTATCAGAAACCTTGACAAGGCTGTCGACACACTGAAGGGGGATGCGGGCATAACCAAA ATATTGCATCCCCCCAAGCCTGACAGCCCGGCTCATCTGCTTCTGCGGCCGGAGGATGCCATGTCCAGGCCGCTCCAGTCGACCAGCTTACCGTCCAACAACATCCTTTTGAAGGTGACGGTACCGAAGAGGACAGGTCGCAAGCGAAAGAAGGGGTCGAACGAGCCCTTTAGTGGCGTTGCTGTGTCCACAGTGCATACGGAGCCGCAACGACGCAGTGCTCGAGAACTGCTGCGGAGTCTGAGTGATAATGCATCTAATTATCAAGTTGAGCCCGTGGGCTTGATTAACCGGACACATGTGTTTCGGG GAATGCCGGACTTTGTCTTCTCAACGGGCTCCAGTTCCTTTGCCAACCGATTCCGGGAGCAGATATTGCCATTTGACT ACGACAAAATGAAACAATTCGACCTCGACATGAGCAAAGGCGCCATCACCGACGTAGACATCATCCCTCCACCGTCCTTCAGCTTCGGAGACATCCCCTTCACCTACAT CTACCGCCAAAACCCAACAGTCCGACAAGCCATCGACAACTCGGGCAACATAACAACAGTAAACACCCAACGAGTGGTGAAAGTCCTCACCCACCTAGTATCCTACGACATCGCTACGGTCCCAACCTCCCCGCGCACGAACTGCCCACCCATCCACACACTCGACAAAACGCTCCAAGAAACCATCACAGCCGTCGAAGCCCTCTTCCAACAACGCCCCGCCTGGACACGCCGAGGGCTACgcaactccctccccacaaTCGAACAACGCTACGCCCTCCGCCACGCGATCCCCTACGTCGGGTACATCTTCCGGTCCGGGCCCTGGCGCGACGCCATCATCAAATACGGCCACGACCCACGCACCGACCCCTCCTACCGAATCTACCAAACAGCCATGTTCCGGATCCTGCCCCGAGAAGCCGAAGTCGCACGAGACGGCTACACAGGCCGTCGTCACGCCGTCGCCCGCGCCGGCGAAGTACCCCAATACCTCGACGAaactcatcaccaacacacTGAAACCCAACAACTCCCTACAACAACCCACCTTTTCACAGGCTGTTTGCCGCTCCCGCGCGACGGACGCATGTGGATGTTCTGCGACGTGACGGACCCCACACTGCGGAGCATCTTATTCCCATCGGATCCGCCTCCGGCGGGCTTCCTGCGTGAGGAATGCGATATTTTGACGGATGGGTGGTTCGGGAACGGGACGTtggcgaagacgaagacgattATGCGGGCGAAGGTGCTTGCGCTGTTGGATGATAAgatgttggatgatgaggtcgAGTTTGCGAATATTGTCAAGTTGCCGGATCATGCTACGCCGGAGTCGGTCATGGTGGACTTTTGGCTGGATCCGGCGGTGGCGTCAcagagggagatgatgatggccacGGAGGTGAGGGGCATTATTAAGGGGGCGCCGgcgtggaaggagagggttggtggtggtggcggtgctgctgggaagaagggggtggtggggagggaggaggaggttggggaggagggtgataggaaggggaagaagagggcggATCGGAGGGTGCAGTTTCAGGAtgaggtgggtggtggcgggGAGATGTTgagtgagggtgaggaagaggcgtatgagcaggaggagttggtggaggCTGTGGCGGAAGCGGCGGCGtcgggtggaggagaggaggatgatgatgtagatgaagatgtggacgaggatgaggaacagtctgatgaggatgacggcggggaagacgaggatacGGAGATGGGTGGCGTTGAGACTCCCAGAGCTACGAGACGAAGAGCTTAG
- the MCM5 gene encoding MCM DNA helicase complex subunit MCM5 (COG:L;~EggNog:ENOG410PGAC;~InterPro:IPR012340,IPR027417,IPR001208,IPR041562, IPR033762,IPR031327,IPR008048,IPR018525;~PFAM:PF00493,PF17855,PF17207,PF07728;~go_component: GO:0005634 - nucleus [Evidence IEA];~go_component: GO:0042555 - MCM complex [Evidence IEA];~go_function: GO:0003677 - DNA binding [Evidence IEA];~go_function: GO:0003688 - DNA replication origin binding [Evidence IEA];~go_function: GO:0005524 - ATP binding [Evidence IEA];~go_process: GO:0006260 - DNA replication [Evidence IEA];~go_process: GO:0006270 - DNA replication initiation [Evidence IEA];~go_process: GO:0032508 - DNA duplex unwinding [Evidence IEA]), with amino-acid sequence MHVRCKNCGHHEDLQVDGGFSGVQLPRRCGRQQQPGDPQSEPCPLDPYVVSHEKCQFVDQQVLKLQEAPDQVPVGELPRHVLISADRYLANRVVPGSRCTVMGIFSIYQSSKGGKKDGAVAIRNPYLRAVGISSDLDHTAKGSAIFSEEEEQEFLELSRRPDLYDALAKSIAPSIYGNLDIKKAIVCLLMGGSKKLLPDGMKLRGDINVLLLGDPGTAKSQLLKFTEKVSPIAIYTSGKGSSAAGLTASVQRDHATREFYLEGGAMVLADGGVVCIDEFDKMRDEDRVAIHEAMEQQTISIAKAGITTILNSRTSVLAAANPIFGRYDDLKTPGENIDFQTTILSRFDMIFIVRDDHERSRDESIARHVMGVHMGGRGVEEQVEAEIPLDKMKRYISYCRTRCAPRLSDEAAEKLSSHFVTIRKQVHRAELDANTRSSIPITVRQLEAIVRITESLAKLSLSPVATEAHVDEAIRLFLASTMDAVTQGEGQGSKEMMEEASKIEDELKRRLPIGWSTSLATLRREFVDGRGYTEQALNRALVVMQRRETVQIRSGGSQVYRHGV; translated from the exons ATGCACGTTCGGTGTAAGAACTGTGGCCACCACGAAGATCTTCAGGTCGATGGTGGTTTCTCGGGTGTTCAACTTCCCAGAAGATGTGgccgacagcagcagcccggCGACCCTCAGTCGGAACCCTGCCCACTAGACCCATACGTTGTGTCGCACGAAAAATGTCAATTCGTCGACCAACAGGTTCTTAAGCTCCAGGAAGCGCCTGATCAAGTGCCTGTTGGTGAGCTTCCCAGACACGTCCTTATCTCGGCCGACCGTTACCTGGCCAACCGCGTGGTGCCTGGTTCCCGCTGCACAGTGATGGGTATCTTCTCTATCTACCAGTCCTCCAAGGGTGGCAAGAAGGATGGCGCTGTGGCTATCCGCAACCCGTACTTGCGGGCGGTGGGCATTAGCAGTGATCTGGATCATACCGCGAAGGGTAGCGCCATCTTctctgaagaggaagagcaggagtTCTTGGAACTGAGCCGGCGTCCTGACTTGTATGATGCTCTTGCTAAAAGCATTGCCCCGTCCATCTACGGCAACCTGGATATCAAGAAGGCCATTGTCTGCCTGCTCATGGGTGGTTCTAAGAAGCTTCTTCCCGACGGAATGAAGCTTCGTGGTGATATCAACGTACTTCTCCTTGGTGACCCTGGTACAGCCAAGTCACAGTTGCTCAAGTTCACTGAGAAGGTCTCCCCGATTGCGATCTATACATCTGGTAAGGGTTCTTCGGCAGCAGGTTTGACGGCCTCGGTCCAGCGCGACCACGCTACTCGCGAATTTTACCTGGAAGGAGGTGCCATGGTGCTCGCAGACGGTGGTGTTGTTTGTATCGATGAGTTCGACAAGATGAGAGACGAGGACCGTGTGGCTATTCACGAAGCCATGGAGCAGCAGACCATTTCCATCGCCAAGGCCGGAATTACTACTATTCTCAACTCTAGGACGTCTGTTCTGGCCGCAGCCAACCCTATCTTCGGTCGCTATGATGACCTCAAGACTCCTGGTGAGAACATCGACTTCCAGACGACAATCTTGTCTCGTTTCGATATGATCTTCATTGTCCGCGATGATCACGAGCGCAGCCGTGATGAAAGCATAGCCAGACACGTCATGGGTGTGCATATGGGCGGTCGGGGTGTTGAAGAGCAAGTTGAGGCTGAAATCCCGTTGGATAAGATGAAGCGCTACATCAGCTATTGTCGCAC TCGCTGTGCGCCCCGTCTCTCggatgaagctgctgagAAGCTGTCATCGCACTTTGTCACCATCAGAAAGCAAGTCCACCGTGCTGAACTCGACGCCAACACCCGCTCTTCCATTCCCATCACCGTTCGTCAGCTTGAAGCTATCGTCCGTATTACCGAATCGTTGGCCAAGTTGAGTCTGTCGCCCGTCGCCACTGAGGCCCATGTCGACGAAGCCATTCgtctcttcttggcctctaCCATGGACGCTGTCACTCAAGGTGAGGGCCAGGGTagcaaggagatgatggaggaagcaagcaagatcGAAGACGAACTGAAGCGCCGCCTACCTATTGGATGGAGCACCAGTCTGGCGACGCTGAGACGCGAATTTGTCGACGGAAGGGGCTACACGGAACAAGCACTCAACCGGGCATTGGTGGTTATGCAACGACGAGAAACCGTTCAAATCCGGTCCGGTGGCTCACAAGTATACCGACACGGTGTCTAG
- a CDS encoding ribonuclease H family protein (COG:S;~EggNog:ENOG410PTGN;~InterPro:IPR012337,IPR036397,IPR002156;~PFAM:PF00075;~go_function: GO:0003676 - nucleic acid binding [Evidence IEA];~go_function: GO:0004523 - RNA-DNA hybrid ribonuclease activity [Evidence IEA]) has translation MEVENPTAVTIMSWGHRVPRNIGSRGRTPPSRKGKAQRAKDVARGSQAIDPYLDGVDGVSQRNRDSQTNEDEGSTASVFERYKRRSASSSTSSSDNSRTITSEDSQSHADPHRGAASVSRTTESVGTRKSNKRGGRKQHPGSQKKNQKQQQQQQQPPNTIQIKDDRFDRVLLIKPRQEALNYAREVTETSPDDNHVFWVDGSTAANGAAPSGVAVIHGHSGKDADELYCLEEIRLSQLAELFAIGAGLRAAVRQLERLQVSGHVVQVFTDCQAAMEMLRPRTKKLSPLAGRLVRLVDALSHRLCSMRVKVELHWVPGHQCVRGHKRADLS, from the coding sequence ATGGAGGTTGAGAATCCCACAGCGGTGACTATCATGAGTTGGGGTCACAGAGTTCCTCGAAACATCGGATCCAGAGGGCGCACGCCTCCTTCCAGGAAAGGCAAAGCACAGAGGGCTAAGGACGTCGCTCGAGGTTCTCAAGCGATCGATCCTTACCTTGACGGGGTTGACGGCGTCAGCCAGAGAAATCGAGATTCCCAAACCAATGAAGACGAGGGTAGTACTGCCTCTGTCTTCGAGCGGTATAAGCGCAGAAGTGCTAGCAgcagtactagtagtagtgataaCAGCAGAACTATCACTAGTGAGGATTCCCAAAGCCATGCAGACCCGCATCGGGGTGCTGCTTCCGTTTCAAGAACGACTGAGTCCGTCGGGACGAGGAAGTCGAACAAGCGTGGGGGTAGGAAGCAGCACCCTGGGAGTCAGAAAAAGaatcagaagcagcagcagcagcagcagcagcctccaaATACCATCCAGATTAAGGATGATAGATTTGACAGAGTGTTGCTGATCAAGCCTCGTCAAGAAGCTTTGAACTATGCCAGAGAGGTGACAGAGACGTCCCCAGATGACAATCATGTCTTCTGGGTGGACGGATCGACAGCCGCCAACGGAGCAGCGCCATCTGGAGTTGCAGTTATCCACGGGCACAGCGGAAAAGACGCGGACGAGCTGTACTGCCTCGAAGAGATCCGGCTCAGCCAGTTGGCTGAGTTGTTTGCTATCGGGGCCGGTCTTAGAGCAGCAGTCCGCCAACTGGAGCGCCTTCAAGTGTCAGGTCATGTTGTCCAGGTCTTCACGGACTGCCAAGCGGCCATGGAAATGCTGCGGCCTAGAACAAAGAAGTTGAGCCCACTCGCTGGCCGTCTAGTGCGTCTTGTTGACGCTCTTTCTCACCGGCTCTGCTCGATGAGAGTCAAGGTCGAGCTTCATTGGGTTCCGGGACACCAGTGTGTTCGGGGCCATAAGAGAGCTGACTTGAGTTAG